In a single window of the Papaver somniferum cultivar HN1 chromosome 8, ASM357369v1, whole genome shotgun sequence genome:
- the LOC113304453 gene encoding splicing factor-like protein 1, protein MRRSRRVNSSSNAAKCKTQAEQLVAEITGEALKESVVQLTSDSDCRNCKVKKEKPTKEIVKEFVRVNSDEKKRTLDAALGKLGSVEVHPLLKKCKSGQCLKPKLVVGPAVTPLTDGSRTPGSFCSNESTSEKQEHSGSSGKRRCNRWDSQSEGEGEGNEGDRGNKRRKTKWTDNGSLLKKLGPLKLPDFVKVPVSIADPQRHELNERLSVINSKLQRKDLHDDWPEEEWSPFPPPLDDNLESGMNSKDLRLREKLIQERQAIISRLIQKNPTFRSPTPEPKPSVFFKKLYLPVREYPGYNFFGLIIGPKGYTQKRMEKETGAKITIKGKASGNDREKMAVRSGNEDLHVLVQADNQKSVDEAVSKVEKLLIPIDDGLNVHKHAQLQELSKICRICGEEGHKSYVCPCQSSSFHSSCRRCGGSHVSFTCPFVSPTLSNSGSKNSSGSSPSYWSYSQSSIGSTPPTVESKIRKEVDERNLFVSHLPLTVDKNRLMELFSPFGTLIEAKVINYRNTGFYKAYGFVRYDSPVNAAAAVAAMNGYLINGKTLEVKLAGNVHVAGLSPRISILPKYPATILKDSPSQTTCPCPPGPMLSSPRTPVYKCDALGLPPVSIFPGHNDSSGKKLPSSQGSSSYNFPYSSPSSVVWFPGRRGRISPGYRSNFFSTPTSSQSPQLYLTPPVGRRLTPLSC, encoded by the coding sequence ATGCGGCGTAGTAGGAGAGTAAATTCCTCAAGTAATGCTGCTAAGTGTAAAACTCAAGCTGAACAGCTGGTTGCAGAAATCACTGGGGAGGCATTGAAAGAATCTGTGGTTCAATTAACCTCAGATAGTGATTGCAGAAACTGTAAAGTTAAGAAAGAGAAACCAACTAAGGAGATAGTTAAAGAATTTGTACGGGTTAATTCGGATGAAAAAAAGAGAACGTTGGATGCAGCATTAGGTAAACTGGGATCTGTAGAAGTTCACCCTTTGTTGAAAAAGTGCAAATCTGGGCAATGTTTGAAACCAAAATTAGTGGTTGGGCCTGCTGTAACCCCTCTGACTGATGGAAGTAGAACTCCAGGATCATTCTGTAGTAATGAAAGTACTTCTGAGAAGCAGGAACACAGTGGAAGTTCTGGAAAGCGACGCTGTAATAGATGGGATTCACAGTCTGAAGGAGAAGGGGAAGGAAATGAAGGTGATAGGGGTAACAAAAGGAGGAAAACCAAGTGGACTGACAATGGTTCCCTACTTAAAAAACTCGGTCCTTTAAAATTGCCTGACTTTGTTAAAGTACCTGTTTCCATTGCTGATCCACAAAGGCACGAGCTGAATGAACGACTTTCCGTTATAAACAGTAAGCTGCAGAGAAAAGATCTCCATGATGATTGGCCAGAGGAAGAATGGTCTCCTTTTCCCCCACCACTGGATGATAACTTGGAGTCCGGAATGAACTCAAAGGATCTCAGATTGCGTGAAAAACTTATTCAAGAACGACAAGCTATAATATCAAGGTTGATTCAGAAGAACCCCACCTTCAGAAGTCCCACTCCTGAACCAAAGCCCTCGGTGTTTTTTAAGAAACTTTACTTACCAGTCAGGGAATATCCAGGGTATAACTTTTTTGGTCTTATAATTGGTCCAAAAGGATATACACAAAAGCGAATGGAGAAAGAAACTGGAGCTAAGATCACGATTAAAGGAAAAGCTTCAGGAAATGATAGAGAAAAAATGGCTGTTCGTTCTGGCAATGAAGATTTGCATGTCTTGGTCCAGGCAGATAACCAGAAATCAGTGGATGAGGCTGTTTCAAAAGTCGAGAAGCTTCTCATTCCCATTGATGATGGACTGAATGTTCACAAACATGCACAGTTACAGGAACTTTCCAAAATATGCAGAATTTGTGGTGAGGAGGGGCACAAGAGTTATGTTTGCCCTTGTCAGAGTTCATCTTTTCATAGCTCATGCAGAAGATGTGGTGGAAGCCATGTCTCTTTTACTTGCCCTTTCGTGTCACCAACTTTGAGTAACAGTGGCAGCAAGAATTCGTCGGGTAGTTCACCATCTTACTGGTCTTATTCTCAGTCCAGCATTGGGTCAACTCCACCAACTGTTGAGAGTAAAATCCGTAAAGAAGTTGATGAGAGAAATCTATTTGTGAGTCATCTACCCTTAACCGTGGATAAAAATCGGTTGATGGAGCTATTTTCTCCTTTTGGCACTCTCATTGAAGCTAAAGTGATCAACTACCGAAACACAGGTTTCTATAAAGCTTATGGTTTTGTTAGGTATGACAGTCCTGTAAATGCCGCTGCAGCTGTAGCAGCCATGAATGGGTACCTCATCAATGGAAAGACATTGGAGGTGAAGCTAGCTGGAAATGTGCATGTAGCAGGATTATCCCCTAGGATATCCATACTTCCAAAGTACCCTGCAACCATATTGAAAGACAGCCCGAGTCAGACAACTTGCCCATGCCCACCAGGACCGATGCTGTCCTCGCCTCGAACTCCCGTTTATAAGTGTGATGCCCTAGGTTTACCGCCTGTATCCATCTTCCCTGGCCACAATGATTCTTCAGGCAAAAAGTTACCTTCATCTCAGGGATCATCATCATACAATTTCCCATATTCATCACCCAGTTCAGTTGTGTGGTTCCCTGGTAGGCGGGGCCGAATCTCCCCAGGTTACAGATCAAACTTTTTCAGCACACCAACAAGTAGTCAATCTCCTCAACTTTATCTCACTCCACCGGTGGGCAGAAGACTGACACCTCTTTCTTGCTAG
- the LOC113304454 gene encoding phosphomannomutase-like — protein sequence MAVRRPGLIALFDVDGTLTAPRKEVTPKMLEFMRNLRKEITVGVVGGSDLVKITEQLGKSVLMDYDYVFSENGLVAHKDGKLIGTESLKSFIANDQLKEFINFTLHYIADLDIPIKRGTFMEFRSGMINVSPIGRNCSQEERDDFEKYDKIHNVRPKMVSVLREKFAHLNLTFSIGGQISFDVFPQGWDKTYCLRYLEEFQEIHFFGDKTYKGGNDHEIYESERTVGHTVTSPDETAEQCTSLFLAKQA from the exons ATGGCTGTAAGGAGACCAGGTTTGATTGCTTTGTTTGATGTTGATGGCACACTTACAGCTCCAAGAAAG GAAGTGACTCCAAAGATGTTAGAATTCATGAGAAATCTAAGAAAG GAAATTACTGTTGGTGTTGTCGGGGGATCTGATCTTGTTAAGATTACAGAACAACTTGGGAAATCAG TTCTAATGGATTACGATTATGTGTTCTCTGAGAATGGTCTTGTTGCTCACAAAGATGGGAAATTGATTGGCACCGAG AGCTTGAAATCGTTCATTGCAAATGATCAACTCAAG GAATTTATCAATTTTACACTGCATTATATTGCTGATTTGGATATCCCAATTAAAAG GGGAACATTTATGGAATTCAGAAGTGGGATGATTAATGTATCACCAATTGGACGAAATTGTAGTCAAGAAGAAAGAGATGACTTCGAGAAGTATGACAAG ATTCACAATGTTCGACCAAAAATGGTTTCTGTGCTTCGAGAGAAGTTTGCTCACCTCAATCTGACATTTTCCATCGGAGGACAGATAAGTTTTGAT GTTTTTCCTCAAGGTTGGGACAAGACCTACTGTTTGAGGTACCTAGAGGAGTTTCAAGAAATTCACTTCTTTGGAGACAAAACTTacaag GGAGGAAATGATCACGAGATATATGAGTCAGAGCGAACAGTGGGTCACACAG TCACCAGTCCTGACGAAACAGCAGAGCAGTGCACATCGCTCTTTCTTGCCAAGCAGGCTTGA